A genomic stretch from Bosea sp. F3-2 includes:
- a CDS encoding pyridoxal phosphate-dependent aminotransferase, with protein MAFLADALKRVKPSATITITQKARDLKAQGKDVISLSVGEPDFDTPDNIKEAAIAAIRRGETKYTPVPGIPQLREAVARKFKRENGLDYKASQTIVSTGGKHVIYNALLATLNPGDEVVCVSPYWVSYPEMVALCGGTATFAETSLKNDFKLQPEDLEKAITPKTKWVILNSPSNPSGAAYSHAEMKKLTDVLMRHPHVWVLTDDMYEHLVYGDFQFVTPAQVEPALYERTLTMNGVSKSYAMTGWRIGYAAGPEHLIKAMDLVQGQQTSGTSAISQWAAVEALDGPQDHLPVFKKAFERRRDLVVSMLNQTRGLKCPTPEGAFYVYPDCSELIGKTMPNGQKIVTDEDLVMGLLEAEAVAAVHGSSFGLGPNFRISYATSDEKLEEACRRIQRFCAELR; from the coding sequence ATGGCCTTTCTTGCCGATGCCCTGAAGCGCGTGAAGCCGTCAGCGACCATCACGATCACGCAGAAGGCCCGTGACCTGAAAGCCCAGGGCAAGGATGTGATCTCGCTCTCCGTCGGCGAGCCCGATTTCGACACGCCGGACAATATCAAGGAGGCGGCCATCGCCGCGATCCGCCGTGGCGAGACCAAGTACACCCCCGTTCCCGGCATTCCGCAGCTGCGCGAGGCCGTCGCCCGCAAGTTCAAGCGCGAGAACGGCCTCGACTACAAGGCGAGCCAGACCATCGTCTCGACCGGCGGCAAGCATGTCATCTACAACGCGCTGCTGGCCACGCTGAACCCTGGCGACGAGGTCGTCTGCGTCTCGCCTTACTGGGTCAGCTATCCCGAGATGGTGGCGCTCTGCGGCGGCACGGCGACCTTCGCCGAGACCTCCCTGAAGAACGACTTCAAGCTGCAGCCGGAAGACCTCGAGAAAGCCATCACCCCGAAGACCAAGTGGGTGATCCTGAACTCGCCGTCGAACCCGTCAGGCGCCGCCTACAGCCACGCCGAAATGAAGAAGCTCACGGATGTGCTGATGCGCCATCCGCATGTCTGGGTGCTGACCGACGACATGTACGAGCACCTCGTCTATGGCGACTTCCAGTTCGTCACCCCGGCGCAGGTCGAGCCCGCCCTCTACGAGCGCACGCTGACCATGAACGGCGTCTCGAAGTCCTACGCCATGACCGGCTGGCGCATCGGCTACGCCGCCGGCCCCGAACACCTGATCAAGGCGATGGATCTGGTCCAGGGCCAGCAGACCTCGGGCACCTCGGCGATCTCGCAATGGGCCGCCGTCGAGGCTCTGGATGGCCCTCAGGACCATCTGCCGGTGTTCAAGAAGGCCTTCGAGCGCCGCCGCGATCTCGTCGTCTCCATGCTGAACCAGACCCGTGGCCTGAAGTGCCCGACGCCGGAAGGCGCCTTCTACGTCTATCCGGACTGCTCGGAGCTGATCGGCAAGACCATGCCGAACGGCCAGAAGATCGTGACGGACGAGGATCTGGTGATGGGTCTCCTGGAAGCCGAGGCGGTCGCGGCCGTGCACGGCTCCTCCTTCGGCCTCGGCCCGAACTTCCGCATCTCCTACGCCACCTCGGACGAGAAGCTGGAAGAGGCCTGCCGCCGGATCCAGCGCTTCTGCGCCGAGCTGCGCTAA
- a CDS encoding YaiI/YqxD family protein — MTSAAATIAIYVDADACPVKPEIYRVAERHRIKVFVVANSFINVPREPSIERVTVSGGFDAADDWIAERVGRGAIVVTADIPLADRCIKAGADVIGPTGKPFTEASIGMALATRDMMEDLRAMGTVQGGPKPFSQKDRSAFLQALDLAIQRLRRAGFGG; from the coding sequence ATGACGAGCGCTGCCGCAACCATCGCGATCTATGTCGATGCCGACGCCTGCCCGGTGAAGCCGGAGATCTACCGCGTCGCCGAGCGGCATCGCATCAAGGTGTTCGTCGTCGCCAACAGCTTCATCAATGTGCCGCGCGAGCCCTCGATCGAGCGCGTCACGGTCTCCGGCGGCTTCGACGCCGCCGATGACTGGATCGCCGAGCGTGTCGGGCGCGGCGCGATCGTCGTCACCGCCGACATCCCGCTGGCCGATCGCTGCATCAAGGCCGGCGCTGATGTGATCGGGCCGACCGGCAAGCCCTTCACCGAAGCCTCGATCGGCATGGCGCTGGCGACGCGGGACATGATGGAGGATCTGCGCGCGATGGGGACCGTGCAAGGCGGGCCGAAGCCGTTCTCGCAGAAGGACCGTTCCGCCTTCCTCCAGGCGCTCGATCTCGCGATCCAGCGGCTCAGGCGGGCGGGGTTCGGTGGGTAG
- a CDS encoding tripartite tricarboxylate transporter substrate binding protein yields the protein MSLTRRSTLGLMAGAVFAPSIVRAESFPSKVITLVVPYPAGGPTDAIARFVAQDLSTAFGQNVIVDNRAGASGAVGTRAVAHAAPDGYTIIFGNNQTHGNNMFLLKEPGYDAVKDFAPLAGVGAFEHAFVVRNDLPAKNIQELIALAKADPGKLNYGSTGVGSGSHLAMELFMQRTGIKMTHVPFRGAAPLVQEIVAGRIDIANSTLPSVLEQINGGALRALALASPERNPRAKDIPTLREQGVTNADADSWAAFFAPVKTPDAVLDTLSKAVIASLNKPETREAILKLGFTLKVRDPAAFRPYHVQEIATWKQIIAEAGVKPE from the coding sequence ATGTCGTTGACCCGCCGTTCCACGCTCGGCCTGATGGCCGGCGCCGTCTTTGCTCCGTCGATCGTCCGGGCCGAGAGCTTCCCCAGCAAGGTCATTACCCTGGTCGTGCCTTATCCGGCAGGCGGGCCGACCGACGCGATCGCGCGCTTCGTCGCGCAGGATCTGTCAACCGCCTTCGGCCAGAACGTCATCGTCGATAACCGGGCCGGCGCCTCGGGCGCGGTCGGCACGCGCGCCGTCGCTCATGCGGCTCCCGACGGCTACACCATCATCTTCGGCAACAACCAGACGCACGGCAACAACATGTTCCTGTTGAAGGAGCCGGGCTACGACGCAGTCAAGGACTTCGCGCCGCTCGCCGGCGTCGGCGCCTTCGAGCATGCCTTCGTCGTCCGCAACGACCTGCCGGCCAAGAACATCCAGGAGCTGATCGCGCTCGCCAAGGCCGATCCGGGCAAGCTGAACTACGGCTCGACCGGCGTCGGCTCCGGCTCGCATCTGGCGATGGAGCTGTTCATGCAGCGCACCGGCATCAAGATGACGCATGTGCCGTTCCGGGGCGCCGCGCCGCTGGTGCAGGAGATCGTCGCTGGCCGCATCGACATCGCCAATTCGACCCTGCCGAGCGTGCTGGAGCAGATCAACGGCGGTGCCCTGCGGGCGCTCGCCCTCGCCAGCCCCGAGCGCAACCCGCGCGCCAAGGACATTCCGACGCTGCGCGAGCAGGGCGTCACCAATGCCGACGCGGATTCCTGGGCGGCGTTCTTCGCCCCCGTGAAGACGCCGGACGCCGTGCTCGACACGCTGTCCAAGGCGGTCATCGCCTCGCTGAACAAGCCCGAGACCCGTGAGGCCATCCTGAAGCTCGGCTTCACGCTCAAGGTGCGCGATCCGGCGGCGTTCAGGCCCTATCACGTCCAGGAAATCGCGACCTGGAAGCAGATCATCGCTGAGGCCGGCGTGAAGCCGGAGTAA